One Mycolicibacterium pulveris genomic region harbors:
- a CDS encoding SDR family oxidoreductase encodes MGNDETRTLEGRVALVTGASRGIGREIAVRAGRDGAKVALLARTDMPDPRISGTLWEAADAVRAAGGQPFVVTCDLRDGAHVTAAVSKTAERFGGIDIVVNNAGALDLRPTAELSPTGFQRLIGVNVAGVFAVTQAALGYLRQSDNPHVLNISPPLQLDPSWLTPHVGHTVSKYAESLLTMGWAAELAADGIAVNSLWPATTIASTGMLTVMGEDVVNAQARTPEIMADAVHALVTRPATECTGGFYTDEQVLREEGVSDLSGYRLAAREEDLTPNFYLTPTAPRST; translated from the coding sequence GTGGGCAACGATGAAACTCGCACACTGGAGGGACGAGTGGCGCTGGTGACCGGGGCCAGCCGGGGGATCGGACGGGAGATCGCGGTGCGTGCGGGCCGCGACGGCGCCAAGGTCGCCCTGCTGGCCAGGACGGATATGCCCGATCCCAGGATTTCCGGCACGTTGTGGGAGGCGGCGGATGCGGTACGCGCCGCAGGCGGCCAGCCATTCGTCGTGACCTGTGATCTCCGCGACGGCGCTCATGTCACGGCCGCGGTCTCGAAGACGGCCGAGCGGTTTGGCGGGATCGACATCGTCGTGAACAACGCCGGCGCCCTGGACCTGCGCCCCACGGCCGAGCTCTCACCCACGGGTTTCCAGCGGCTGATCGGGGTCAACGTCGCAGGCGTATTCGCCGTCACCCAAGCGGCTTTGGGCTATCTGCGTCAATCGGATAATCCGCACGTACTCAACATCTCGCCGCCCCTGCAGCTTGACCCGTCGTGGCTGACACCGCACGTCGGCCATACCGTCAGCAAGTACGCGGAAAGCCTGCTGACCATGGGATGGGCCGCGGAACTCGCCGCCGACGGCATCGCTGTGAACTCACTGTGGCCGGCGACGACCATCGCGAGCACCGGCATGCTGACGGTGATGGGCGAGGATGTCGTGAACGCGCAGGCCCGGACACCCGAAATCATGGCCGATGCCGTACACGCACTCGTGACCCGCCCGGCTACCGAGTGCACAGGCGGGTTCTACACCGACGAGCAAGTGCTGCGGGAAGAAGGTGTGTCGGACCTGTCGGGCTACCGGTTGGCCGCCCGGGAGGAGGACCTCACCCCCAACTTCTACCTGACGCCCACCGCGCCGCGATCGACCTAG
- a CDS encoding acyl-CoA dehydrogenase family protein, which yields MNHFQELSANEPELAELRADIRDFLSTDRDKYGWRPTVDSWLSCWDEEFSRRLGDAGFIGLTIPRAYGGQGRSHLHRYVVTEELLAHGAPVAAHWTADRQLAPSLLAYGSDEQRRRLLPQIATGRLYSAIGMSEDGAGSDLAAVQTKAIRADGGWLLNGTKMWTSGAHLAHQLVVLARSSPLDTRHRHAGLSQFLVPREAAGVTIRPVALLSGEPHFNEVSLDNVFVPDRDVLGGIGDGWRQVTEELAFERSGPERILSTAPLVIAAVAALRAETNPADHLTSQLGYLLAQLISIRLLSVAVARTLAEGEPAVNQAALVKDLGTRFEQDSVGLVADLLDERALDPDLSALLTGASLHKALFTLRGGTNEVLRGIVARGMGLR from the coding sequence GTGAACCACTTTCAAGAACTGTCGGCCAATGAACCCGAGCTGGCAGAGCTACGTGCCGACATTCGCGACTTCCTCTCCACCGATCGCGATAAGTACGGCTGGCGGCCCACCGTCGACTCCTGGCTGTCCTGCTGGGACGAGGAGTTCAGCAGGCGGCTCGGCGACGCCGGCTTCATCGGCCTGACGATTCCTCGCGCCTACGGCGGACAAGGACGCAGCCACCTACACCGCTACGTGGTGACCGAGGAACTGCTCGCGCATGGCGCGCCGGTCGCCGCTCACTGGACGGCTGATCGTCAACTCGCGCCCAGCCTGTTGGCCTATGGCAGCGACGAGCAACGCCGTCGCCTGCTCCCCCAAATCGCCACCGGCAGATTGTATTCGGCGATTGGGATGAGCGAAGACGGCGCCGGATCGGACTTGGCCGCGGTGCAGACGAAAGCGATCCGGGCCGACGGAGGTTGGCTCCTCAACGGCACCAAGATGTGGACCAGCGGAGCCCATCTGGCTCACCAACTGGTGGTGCTCGCCCGCAGCAGCCCACTCGACACGCGCCATCGCCACGCCGGCCTCAGCCAGTTCTTGGTACCACGTGAAGCGGCGGGGGTCACCATCCGGCCGGTCGCATTGTTGTCGGGTGAGCCTCATTTCAACGAGGTGTCCCTCGACAACGTCTTCGTGCCGGACCGTGACGTTCTCGGCGGGATCGGTGACGGCTGGCGACAGGTGACTGAGGAGCTGGCGTTCGAACGCAGCGGCCCCGAGCGCATCTTGAGTACCGCTCCGCTCGTCATCGCCGCGGTCGCAGCCCTACGCGCCGAAACCAATCCTGCGGATCATCTTACATCTCAGCTGGGATACTTGCTGGCACAGCTGATTTCGATTCGCCTGCTCTCGGTGGCGGTCGCGCGCACCCTGGCGGAAGGAGAACCGGCCGTCAACCAGGCCGCCCTGGTCAAGGATCTCGGCACCAGGTTCGAGCAGGACTCGGTCGGCCTTGTCGCAGACCTGCTCGACGAACGCGCATTGGACCCGGACCTTTCCGCCCTGCTCACCGGGGCCTCCCTGCACAAGGCGCTTTTCACGTTGCGAGGTGGCACCAACGAGGTGCTCCGCGGCATCGTGGCCCGCGGGATGGGACTGCGATGA
- a CDS encoding acyl-CoA dehydrogenase family protein: MNPNTVLAGGVLHHSPADDHSELRRLALELGKRSADRRLGRPSRHQRFDEHLWQNLEDTGLTRLTSAGEPDAGPAELAVVLHALAYHACAVPIAETALLSCWLGDRAGVAMAESGPFTVALADAQRCGKRVRGTAVDVPWARTADQVVLVARTPEGPNIGVAEPDEVEVTERQNLAGEPRDLIGFDLPVDRFRRVDTSLVTELLRRGAWARCVQSVGALDAAAELTLDHTRERIQFGRSLSAFQAVQQSLAQMAGEVERARASVALAVAAAADYGFGAAQTDYAVTVAKVVLGRVVRSATALAHQLHGAVGTTLEHRLWLVTMRAQSWIAEFGSPGRHARRLGRMVLAADNPWDFMVGASIGPTP, translated from the coding sequence ATGAACCCGAATACCGTATTGGCGGGCGGCGTGCTCCATCACTCGCCCGCGGACGATCATTCCGAGCTTCGGCGGCTGGCGTTGGAACTGGGAAAGCGGAGCGCGGATCGGCGGCTCGGCCGGCCAAGCAGGCACCAGAGATTTGACGAGCACCTGTGGCAAAACCTCGAAGACACCGGCCTGACAAGACTGACCAGTGCCGGGGAGCCCGACGCGGGCCCCGCTGAGCTGGCCGTGGTGTTACACGCTCTGGCATACCACGCCTGTGCCGTACCGATTGCCGAGACCGCCCTGCTGTCCTGCTGGCTGGGCGATCGGGCCGGTGTTGCGATGGCCGAATCCGGGCCGTTCACCGTCGCTTTGGCCGATGCTCAGCGTTGCGGCAAGCGTGTCCGTGGCACGGCCGTCGACGTCCCGTGGGCGCGAACGGCAGACCAGGTGGTTCTGGTGGCCCGCACACCCGAGGGCCCGAACATCGGTGTCGCGGAACCGGATGAGGTTGAGGTGACCGAACGGCAGAATCTGGCCGGCGAACCACGCGACCTCATCGGGTTCGACCTACCCGTTGACCGTTTTCGCCGCGTGGACACCTCGCTGGTCACTGAGCTGCTGAGGCGTGGTGCGTGGGCACGGTGCGTGCAGAGCGTCGGAGCACTGGACGCGGCAGCGGAGTTGACGCTCGACCACACCCGTGAGCGTATTCAGTTCGGCCGGTCACTCAGTGCTTTCCAAGCGGTCCAGCAGTCGCTGGCGCAGATGGCCGGCGAGGTCGAGCGGGCGCGCGCGAGCGTCGCCCTGGCGGTGGCGGCCGCGGCCGACTACGGCTTCGGCGCCGCGCAGACCGACTATGCCGTCACCGTCGCCAAGGTGGTACTCGGGCGCGTCGTCAGGTCGGCGACCGCGCTCGCCCACCAACTGCACGGTGCGGTCGGGACGACGCTCGAGCACCGGCTCTGGCTCGTCACCATGCGCGCCCAGAGTTGGATCGCGGAATTCGGAAGCCCCGGCCGCCATGCCCGTCGCCTCGGGCGCATGGTGCTGGCGGCGGACAACCCATGGGACTTCATGGTGGGTGCTTCGATCGGGCCGACACCGTGA